One segment of Cetobacterium sp. NK01 DNA contains the following:
- the rplX gene encoding 50S ribosomal protein L24, translating to MAKPKIKFVPESLHVKTGDTVYVISGKDKGKTGKVLKVFPKKGKIVVENINMITKHMKPSQINPQGGVVTKPAPMFSSKVMLFDEKAGKPTRVGYKFVDGKKVRYSKVSGETL from the coding sequence GTGGCTAAACCTAAGATTAAATTTGTACCAGAGTCATTACATGTAAAAACTGGAGATACAGTTTACGTAATATCTGGAAAAGATAAAGGAAAAACAGGTAAGGTTTTAAAAGTATTCCCTAAAAAAGGAAAGATTGTTGTTGAGAATATCAACATGATCACAAAACATATGAAACCTTCACAAATAAACCCACAAGGTGGAGTTGTAACTAAACCAGCTCCAATGTTCTCTTCAAAAGTAATGTTATTTGATGAGAAAGCTGGTAAACCAACTAGAGTTGGATACAAGTTTGTGGACGGTAAAAAAGTAAGATACTCTAAAGTATCTGGAGAAACTTTATAA
- the rplN gene encoding 50S ribosomal protein L14 produces MVQQQTILNVADNSGAKKLMVIRVLGGSRRRFGRIGDIVVASVKEAIPGGNVKKGDVVKAVIVRTRKELRREDGSYIKFDDNAAVVLNNNNEPRATRIFGPVARELRAKDFMKIVSLAPEVI; encoded by the coding sequence ATGGTACAACAACAAACTATCCTTAATGTTGCTGATAACTCAGGAGCTAAAAAACTTATGGTTATAAGAGTTCTTGGAGGATCTAGAAGAAGATTCGGAAGAATCGGTGACATTGTTGTGGCATCAGTTAAGGAAGCAATACCTGGTGGAAACGTTAAAAAAGGAGACGTAGTAAAAGCAGTTATTGTTAGAACAAGAAAAGAATTAAGAAGAGAAGATGGATCATATATTAAATTTGATGACAACGCAGCAGTTGTTTTAAATAACAATAATGAACCAAGAGCAACAAGAATCTTCGGACCAGTTGCAAGAGAATTAAGAGCTAAAGACTTCATGAAGATAGTTTCACTAGCTCCAGAAGTAATATAA
- the rpsQ gene encoding 30S ribosomal protein S17, with protein sequence MRNERKVREGIVVSDKMDKTIVVAIETMTLHPIYKKRVKKTMKFKAHDENNVAQTGDKVRIMETRPLSRDKRWRLVDIIEKAR encoded by the coding sequence TTGAGAAACGAGAGAAAAGTAAGAGAAGGAATCGTTGTTTCTGATAAGATGGACAAGACGATAGTTGTTGCTATCGAAACAATGACATTACACCCAATCTACAAAAAGAGAGTTAAGAAGACTATGAAGTTCAAAGCACATGACGAGAACAACGTAGCTCAAACTGGAGATAAAGTAAGAATCATGGAAACTAGACCATTATCTAGAGATAAGAGATGGAGACTAGTTGATATTATAGAGAAAGCTAGATAA
- the rpmC gene encoding 50S ribosomal protein L29, with translation MRAKEIREISTEDLVVKCKELKEELFNLKFQLSLGQVTNTAKIREVRREIARINTILNER, from the coding sequence ATGAGAGCTAAGGAAATAAGAGAAATATCTACTGAAGACTTAGTAGTAAAGTGTAAAGAGCTTAAGGAAGAACTTTTCAACCTAAAGTTTCAACTTTCATTAGGACAAGTAACTAACACTGCTAAGATTAGAGAAGTAAGAAGAGAGATCGCAAGAATAAACACTATATTAAACGAAAGATAA
- the rplP gene encoding 50S ribosomal protein L16, producing MLMPKRTKHRKMFRGRMKGTAQRGNTVAFGDYGLQALEPAWITNRQIESCRVGINRTFKREGKTFIRIFPDKPITARPAGVRMGKGKGNVEGWVAVVKPGRIMFEVSGVTEEKAIAALRKASMKLPIRCKIVKRENGGEN from the coding sequence ATGTTAATGCCTAAAAGAACGAAACATAGAAAAATGTTTAGAGGAAGAATGAAGGGTACAGCTCAAAGAGGTAACACTGTTGCTTTCGGAGATTACGGATTACAAGCCCTTGAACCAGCATGGATAACAAACAGACAGATTGAATCTTGTAGAGTTGGAATCAACAGAACATTCAAAAGAGAAGGTAAAACTTTTATTAGAATATTCCCTGATAAGCCAATTACTGCTAGACCAGCTGGAGTAAGAATGGGTAAAGGTAAAGGAAACGTAGAAGGTTGGGTAGCAGTAGTAAAACCTGGAAGAATAATGTTCGAGGTATCTGGTGTTACTGAAGAGAAAGCAATAGCAGCTTTAAGAAAAGCTTCTATGAAACTTCCTATCAGATGTAAGATTGTAAAAAGAGAGAATGGTGGTGAGAACTAA
- the rpsC gene encoding 30S ribosomal protein S3: protein MGQKVDPRGLRLGITRTWDSIWYADKKEYAKFFHEDTKIREMIKKNYFHAGISKVKIERTSPSHVVVLIHTAKAGIIIGRKGSEIESLRAKLEAMTGRKVTVKVQEVKEFNKDATLVAENIATSIEKRVAYKRAVSQAVMRAMKAGAKGIKVMVSGRLNGAEIARSEWVVEGKVPLHTLRADIDYATATAHTTYGALGIKVWIFHGEVLPTKKEGGEA from the coding sequence GTGGGACAAAAAGTAGACCCTAGAGGACTGAGACTTGGAATAACAAGAACTTGGGATTCTATCTGGTATGCAGATAAAAAAGAATACGCAAAGTTCTTCCATGAAGATACAAAGATCAGAGAAATGATCAAAAAGAACTACTTCCACGCGGGAATTTCGAAGGTAAAAATCGAGAGAACTTCTCCGTCACACGTTGTAGTTTTAATACACACAGCTAAAGCTGGAATAATCATCGGAAGAAAAGGTTCTGAAATAGAATCATTAAGAGCTAAACTTGAAGCAATGACTGGAAGAAAAGTTACAGTTAAAGTTCAAGAGGTTAAAGAATTTAATAAAGATGCAACTTTAGTTGCAGAAAACATAGCTACTTCTATCGAGAAGAGAGTAGCTTACAAAAGAGCAGTAAGTCAAGCTGTTATGAGAGCAATGAAAGCAGGAGCAAAAGGAATCAAAGTTATGGTTTCTGGAAGATTAAATGGTGCTGAGATCGCAAGATCTGAGTGGGTAGTAGAAGGAAAAGTACCTCTACACACATTAAGAGCAGATATCGACTATGCTACAGCTACAGCTCATACAACATATGGAGCTCTTGGAATCAAGGTTTGGATCTTCCACGGTGAAGTACTTCCAACTAAGAAGGAAGGAGGGGAAGCGTAA
- the rplV gene encoding 50S ribosomal protein L22 codes for MEARAITRFVRLSPRKARLVADLVRGKSALEALDTLEFTNKKAARFIKKTLASAIANATNNFNMDEEKLVVSTIMINDGPALKRIMPRAMGRADIIRKPTAHIVVAVSEK; via the coding sequence GTGGAAGCTAGAGCAATAACTAGATTCGTAAGATTATCTCCAAGAAAAGCTAGACTTGTAGCAGACTTAGTGAGAGGAAAATCAGCATTAGAAGCTTTAGATACGTTAGAGTTTACTAACAAAAAAGCAGCTAGATTTATAAAGAAAACACTAGCATCAGCAATTGCTAATGCAACTAACAACTTCAACATGGATGAGGAGAAGTTAGTAGTATCAACTATAATGATAAACGACGGACCAGCGCTTAAAAGAATAATGCCAAGAGCGATGGGAAGAGCAGATATAATAAGAAAACCAACAGCACACATTGTTGTGGCAGTGTCTGAAAAGTAG
- the rpsS gene encoding 30S ribosomal protein S19, whose product MARSLKKGPFCDHHLMKKVEEAVATENIKAVIKTWSRRSTIFPNFIGLTFGVYNGKKHIPVHVTEQMVGHKLGEFAPTRTYYGHGVDKKKKKK is encoded by the coding sequence ATGGCTAGATCATTAAAAAAAGGACCTTTTTGTGACCACCACTTAATGAAAAAAGTTGAGGAAGCAGTAGCTACTGAGAATATAAAAGCGGTAATAAAGACTTGGTCTAGAAGATCAACAATATTCCCTAACTTTATAGGATTAACATTTGGTGTTTACAATGGTAAAAAGCACATACCAGTTCATGTAACTGAGCAAATGGTTGGACATAAACTAGGTGAGTTCGCACCAACTAGAACATACTATGGTCACGGTGTAGACAAAAAGAAAAAGAAAAAATAA
- the rplB gene encoding 50S ribosomal protein L2, which produces MAIRKLNAITNGTRHMSRLVNEDLDKVRPEKSLTTPLKSAYGRDNYGHRTCRNRDKGHKRLYRIIDFKRNKLDVPAKVVSLEYDPNRTANIALLSYADGEKRYILAPKGLKKGDIVMAGSNAEIKPGNALKLKEMPVGSQIHNVELQRGKGGQLVRSAGTAARLVAKEGTYCHVQLPSGELRLIHGECMATIGEVGNSEHSLVSLGKAGRNRHKGRRPHVRGSVMNPCDHPHGGGEGKAPVGRKSPMTPWGKPAHGVKTRGRKTSDKFIVRRRNEK; this is translated from the coding sequence ATGGCAATTAGAAAGTTAAATGCTATAACTAATGGTACTAGACATATGTCTAGATTAGTTAACGAAGATTTAGATAAAGTTAGACCTGAAAAGTCTTTAACTACTCCATTAAAATCTGCTTATGGTAGAGATAACTATGGACACAGAACTTGTAGAAATAGAGACAAGGGACACAAAAGACTTTACAGAATCATCGACTTTAAAAGAAATAAATTAGATGTACCTGCAAAGGTAGTATCACTAGAGTACGATCCAAATAGAACTGCAAACATTGCATTATTATCGTACGCAGACGGAGAAAAGAGATATATTCTTGCTCCAAAGGGACTTAAGAAAGGTGATATCGTAATGGCTGGTTCAAATGCTGAAATAAAGCCAGGAAATGCTCTTAAATTAAAAGAGATGCCTGTTGGATCACAGATACACAACGTTGAGTTACAAAGAGGAAAGGGTGGACAATTAGTTAGATCTGCAGGAACTGCAGCAAGACTAGTTGCAAAAGAAGGAACTTACTGTCACGTTCAGTTACCATCAGGTGAATTAAGATTAATTCATGGAGAATGTATGGCAACTATCGGTGAAGTAGGAAACTCTGAGCACAGCCTAGTTTCACTAGGTAAAGCTGGAAGAAACAGACACAAAGGAAGAAGACCTCACGTTAGAGGATCTGTAATGAACCCTTGTGATCACCCACACGGTGGAGGAGAAGGTAAAGCTCCAGTTGGAAGAAAATCTCCTATGACTCCTTGGGGTAAACCAGCTCATGGTGTTAAGACAAGAGGAAGAAAAACTTCAGACAAGTTTATCGTAAGAAGAAGAAACGAAAAGTAA
- the rplW gene encoding 50S ribosomal protein L23, with translation MTAYDIVKKPVITEKTEILRRDYNKYTFEVSPKANKVEIRKAIETIFNVKVESVATINVKPVTKRHGMKLYKTQAKKKAIVKLAAGNTITYFAEV, from the coding sequence ATGACTGCTTACGATATCGTAAAGAAGCCTGTAATCACTGAGAAAACTGAGATTTTAAGAAGAGATTACAACAAGTACACATTTGAGGTAAGTCCTAAAGCAAATAAAGTTGAGATTAGAAAAGCTATCGAAACTATATTTAACGTAAAAGTTGAATCTGTAGCTACAATCAACGTAAAGCCAGTTACTAAGAGACATGGAATGAAACTTTACAAGACTCAAGCTAAGAAAAAAGCTATTGTTAAATTAGCTGCTGGAAACACAATAACTTACTTCGCAGAAGTATAA
- the rplD gene encoding 50S ribosomal protein L4 produces the protein MAVLNIYDLAGNQTGTVEVKDSVFGIEPNQAVLHEVLTAELAAARQGTAATKTRAMVKGGGRKPFKQKGTGRARQGSIRAPHMVGGGVTFGPQPRSYEKKVNKKVRNLALRSALSAKVAAGEILVLDGTIEAPKTKTIIALTNALTANTKQLFVVNDLATEADYNLYLSARNLENAVVLQPNEIGVYWLLKQEKVIVTKEALTTIEEVLA, from the coding sequence ATGGCAGTTTTAAACATATATGACTTAGCAGGAAACCAAACTGGTACTGTAGAAGTTAAAGATTCTGTATTTGGAATCGAGCCTAATCAAGCAGTATTACATGAAGTATTAACTGCAGAGTTAGCAGCTGCTAGACAAGGAACTGCAGCTACTAAAACTAGAGCTATGGTTAAAGGTGGAGGAAGAAAGCCTTTTAAACAAAAAGGAACTGGAAGAGCTAGACAAGGTTCTATAAGAGCTCCACACATGGTAGGTGGAGGAGTAACATTCGGACCACAACCAAGATCATACGAGAAAAAAGTAAATAAAAAAGTAAGAAACCTTGCTTTAAGATCAGCACTTTCTGCGAAAGTTGCTGCTGGAGAAATCTTAGTTCTTGATGGAACTATCGAAGCTCCAAAAACAAAAACAATAATCGCTTTAACAAATGCTTTAACAGCAAATACAAAGCAATTATTCGTTGTAAATGACCTTGCTACAGAAGCTGATTATAACTTATATTTATCAGCTAGAAACTTAGAGAACGCAGTAGTTCTTCAACCAAATGAGATTGGAGTTTACTGGTTATTAAAGCAAGAGAAAGTTATCGTAACTAAGGAAGCGTTAACGACAATCGAGGAGGTGCTTGCATAA
- the rplC gene encoding 50S ribosomal protein L3, whose protein sequence is MSGILAKKIGMTQIFEDGKFIPVTVVEAGPNYVLQKKTVENDGYSALQLGFDEKKEKNTTKPLMGIFNKAGVKPLRFVKELKVDSVEGIELGQEIKVDALAEVAFVDITGTSKGKGTSGVMKRHNFSGNRASHGVSRNHRLGGSIGMSSWPGKVLKNKKMAGQYGNATVTVQNLKIVKVDAENNLLLIKGAVPGPKNGYIVVKPAVKK, encoded by the coding sequence ATGTCAGGAATTTTAGCAAAAAAAATTGGAATGACTCAAATTTTCGAAGATGGAAAATTTATTCCAGTTACTGTTGTTGAAGCTGGACCTAACTACGTTCTTCAAAAGAAGACTGTAGAGAATGATGGTTACTCAGCTTTACAATTAGGATTTGACGAGAAAAAAGAAAAGAATACTACAAAGCCATTAATGGGAATCTTTAACAAAGCTGGTGTAAAGCCATTAAGATTTGTTAAAGAGTTAAAAGTTGATTCAGTAGAAGGAATCGAACTTGGACAAGAGATTAAAGTAGATGCTTTAGCAGAGGTTGCTTTCGTAGACATTACAGGAACTTCAAAAGGTAAAGGAACATCAGGGGTTATGAAGAGACATAACTTCAGTGGAAACAGAGCTTCACACGGTGTTTCTAGAAACCACAGACTTGGAGGATCTATAGGAATGTCGTCTTGGCCTGGAAAAGTTCTTAAGAACAAGAAAATGGCTGGACAATACGGAAATGCAACTGTAACAGTTCAAAACTTAAAAATTGTTAAAGTTGACGCAGAAAACAACTTACTACTAATTAAAGGTGCAGTACCTGGTCCAAAGAACGGATACATCGTTGTAAAGCCAGCTGTAAAGAAATAA
- the rpsJ gene encoding 30S ribosomal protein S10 yields the protein MASNKLRIYLKAYDHTLLDQSAKKIVEVAKKSGAEIAGPMPLPTKIKKYTVLRSVHVNKDSREQFEMRVHRRMVEIKNSNPKTIASLTAVNLPAGVGIEIKQA from the coding sequence ATGGCTTCTAACAAGTTAAGAATTTACTTAAAAGCTTATGATCACACTTTATTAGATCAATCAGCTAAGAAAATAGTAGAAGTAGCAAAGAAATCTGGAGCAGAAATTGCAGGACCTATGCCACTACCTACAAAGATTAAAAAATATACTGTACTAAGATCAGTACACGTAAACAAAGACTCGAGAGAGCAATTCGAGATGAGAGTGCACAGAAGAATGGTAGAGATTAAAAACTCTAACCCTAAGACAATTGCTTCTTTAACAGCAGTTAACTTACCAGCTGGTGTTGGAATCGAAATAAAGCAAGCATAA
- the tuf gene encoding elongation factor Tu: MAKEKFERSKPHVNIGTIGHVDHGKTTTTAAISKVLSDMGLAKKVDFANIDAAPEERERGITINTAHIEYETVERHYAHVDCPGHADYVKNMITGAAQMDGAILVVSAADGPMPQTREHILLSRQVGVPYIVVYLNKADMVDDEELLELVEMEVRELLTEYGFPGDDLPVIMGSSLGAMNGEEKWVNQIKALMDAVDSYIPTPARAVDQPFLMPIEDVFTITGRGTVVTGRVERGIVKVGEEIEIVGIKDTTKSTCTGVEMFRKLLDQGQAGDNIGALLRGIKKEDVERGQVLCKPGSILPHTGFKSEVYVLTKEEGGRHTPFFSGYRPQFYFRTTDITGAISLPEGVEMVMPGDNIEMTVELIHPIAMEPGLRFAIREGGRTVASGVVAEITK, from the coding sequence ATGGCTAAAGAAAAATTTGAAAGAAGCAAACCGCACGTTAACATTGGAACAATCGGACACGTTGACCACGGAAAAACAACAACAACAGCAGCAATATCAAAAGTATTATCAGATATGGGACTAGCTAAGAAAGTAGATTTCGCTAACATCGACGCTGCACCAGAAGAGAGAGAAAGAGGAATCACAATCAATACAGCTCACATCGAGTACGAAACAGTAGAGAGACACTATGCGCACGTTGACTGTCCAGGTCACGCGGACTACGTAAAGAACATGATCACTGGAGCAGCACAAATGGACGGAGCTATCTTAGTTGTATCAGCAGCAGATGGTCCAATGCCACAAACAAGAGAGCACATCCTATTATCAAGACAGGTTGGAGTTCCATACATCGTAGTATACTTAAACAAAGCTGACATGGTAGACGACGAAGAGTTATTAGAGTTAGTTGAAATGGAAGTAAGAGAGTTATTAACAGAGTACGGATTCCCAGGAGACGATTTACCAGTAATAATGGGATCATCTTTAGGAGCAATGAACGGAGAAGAGAAATGGGTTAACCAAATTAAAGCTCTAATGGACGCTGTAGATTCTTACATACCAACACCTGCAAGAGCAGTAGACCAACCATTCCTAATGCCAATTGAGGATGTATTCACAATTACAGGAAGAGGAACAGTTGTAACTGGAAGAGTAGAAAGAGGAATTGTAAAAGTTGGAGAAGAGATTGAAATAGTAGGAATCAAAGATACTACAAAATCAACTTGTACAGGAGTAGAGATGTTCAGAAAGCTGTTAGATCAAGGTCAAGCAGGAGATAACATCGGAGCATTATTAAGAGGAATCAAGAAAGAGGATGTTGAAAGAGGACAAGTATTATGTAAGCCAGGATCAATATTACCACATACAGGATTCAAATCAGAGGTATACGTATTAACTAAGGAAGAGGGAGGAAGACATACTCCATTCTTCTCAGGATACAGACCACAGTTCTACTTCAGAACTACAGATATAACTGGAGCAATCAGCTTACCTGAGGGAGTAGAAATGGTAATGCCAGGAGACAACATTGAGATGACAGTAGAGTTAATCCACCCAATCGCAATGGAGCCAGGATTAAGATTCGCGATCAGAGAGGGAGGAAGAACAGTAGCTTCTGGAGTTGTTGCAGAAATTACTAAGTAA
- the fusA gene encoding elongation factor G, which translates to MARSVSLEMTRNIGIMAHIDAGKTTTTERILFYTGVAHKIGEVHEGAATMDWMEQEQERGITITSAATTCFWKNHRVNIIDTPGHVDFTVEVERSLRVLDGAVAVFSAVDGVQPQSETVWRQADKYGVPRIAFFNKMDRIGANFEMCVNDIREKLGSNPVPIQLPIGAEDDFEGVIDLLAMKEIVWPKDSDNGQNFEVKDIRAELADAAEEARNFMIESVVETSDELMEKFFGGEEISEDEINVALRAATLANTIVPVTCGTAFKNKGVQALLDAIIAYMPAPTDKGIIKGTDVKNEELEITREISDNSPFAALAFKVMTDPFVGRLTFFRVYSGVLTKGSYVLNSTKGKKERMGRILQMHANKREEIEVVYCGDIAAAVGLKDTTTGDTLCAEDAPIVLEKMEFPEPVISVAVEPKTKVDQEKMGLALSKLAEEDPTFRVKTDEETGQVIISGMGELHLEIIVDRMKREFKVESTVGKPQVAYRETITLKQDQEVKYAKQSGGKGQFGHVKITLEPNPGKEFEFVNKISGGAIPREYIPAVEKGCREALEGGVVAGYPMVDLKVTLYDGSYHEVDSSEMAFKIAGSMALKQAAQKAKPIILEPIFKVEVTTPEEYMGDIIGDINSRRGMIGGMTDRNGAKIINAKVPLSEMFGYATDLRSKSQGRATYSMEFEEYAQVPASVQKAIQEERGR; encoded by the coding sequence ATGGCTAGAAGCGTTTCTTTAGAAATGACTAGAAACATTGGTATCATGGCTCACATCGACGCAGGAAAGACTACTACAACAGAGAGAATCTTATTCTATACTGGAGTAGCTCATAAAATTGGAGAGGTTCACGAAGGTGCCGCTACAATGGACTGGATGGAGCAAGAGCAAGAGAGAGGTATCACAATTACTTCTGCTGCTACAACATGTTTCTGGAAAAATCACAGAGTAAATATAATAGACACACCAGGACACGTGGACTTTACAGTTGAGGTTGAAAGATCTCTAAGAGTACTTGATGGTGCAGTTGCTGTATTCTCAGCAGTTGACGGAGTACAACCACAGTCTGAAACAGTTTGGAGACAAGCTGACAAGTACGGTGTACCTAGAATAGCTTTCTTTAATAAAATGGACAGAATCGGAGCTAACTTCGAAATGTGCGTTAACGATATTAGAGAAAAATTAGGATCTAATCCAGTACCTATTCAATTACCAATTGGTGCTGAGGATGACTTCGAAGGAGTTATCGACTTATTAGCAATGAAAGAGATCGTATGGCCAAAAGATTCTGACAATGGACAGAATTTTGAAGTTAAAGATATCAGAGCTGAATTAGCAGATGCTGCTGAAGAAGCTAGAAACTTCATGATCGAATCAGTAGTAGAAACTTCTGATGAGTTAATGGAGAAATTCTTTGGAGGAGAAGAAATCTCTGAAGATGAAATTAACGTTGCTTTAAGAGCTGCAACATTAGCAAACACAATAGTACCAGTTACTTGTGGAACTGCATTCAAAAACAAAGGAGTTCAAGCTTTACTAGATGCTATCATCGCGTACATGCCAGCTCCAACAGATAAAGGAATAATCAAAGGAACAGATGTTAAGAACGAAGAGTTAGAAATAACTAGAGAGATTTCAGATAACTCTCCATTTGCTGCTTTAGCATTTAAAGTTATGACTGACCCATTTGTTGGAAGATTAACATTCTTCAGAGTTTACTCAGGAGTTCTAACAAAAGGATCTTACGTTTTAAACTCGACAAAAGGTAAAAAAGAGAGAATGGGAAGAATTCTTCAAATGCACGCAAACAAAAGAGAGGAAATCGAAGTTGTTTACTGTGGAGATATCGCAGCAGCAGTTGGATTAAAAGATACAACTACTGGAGATACTCTATGTGCTGAAGATGCACCAATCGTTCTAGAGAAAATGGAATTCCCTGAGCCAGTAATCTCAGTTGCAGTTGAGCCTAAGACAAAAGTTGACCAAGAGAAAATGGGTCTAGCTTTATCAAAGCTTGCTGAAGAGGATCCTACATTCAGAGTTAAAACTGATGAGGAAACTGGACAAGTAATCATCTCAGGAATGGGAGAATTACACTTAGAAATCATCGTTGACAGAATGAAGAGAGAATTCAAAGTTGAGTCAACAGTTGGTAAACCACAAGTTGCTTACAGAGAAACTATAACTCTTAAACAAGACCAAGAAGTTAAGTATGCTAAGCAATCTGGAGGAAAAGGACAGTTCGGACACGTTAAGATTACTCTTGAGCCAAACCCAGGTAAAGAGTTCGAATTTGTTAACAAAATATCAGGAGGAGCAATTCCTAGAGAATATATTCCTGCTGTTGAAAAAGGATGTAGAGAAGCTCTTGAAGGTGGAGTTGTAGCAGGATACCCTATGGTTGACTTAAAAGTTACACTTTACGATGGATCATATCACGAGGTTGACTCGTCAGAGATGGCGTTCAAAATTGCTGGATCTATGGCACTTAAGCAAGCTGCTCAAAAAGCAAAGCCAATCATCCTTGAGCCAATCTTCAAAGTAGAAGTAACTACTCCAGAAGAGTATATGGGAGATATCATAGGAGATATCAACTCAAGAAGAGGAATGATCGGAGGAATGACTGATAGAAACGGAGCGAAGATAATTAACGCTAAAGTACCTTTATCAGAAATGTTCGGATATGCAACTGATTTAAGATCTAAATCTCAAGGAAGAGCAACTTACTCTATGGAATTTGAAGAGTATGCACAAGTTCCTGCATCAGTACAAAAAGCTATCCAAGAAGAGAGAGGAAGATAA
- the rpsG gene encoding 30S ribosomal protein S7: MSRRRAAVKRDVLPDSRYSDKVVTKVINSFMLDGKKSIIEGIFYSAMDLIKEKTGQEGYDVFKQALDNIKPQIEVRSRRIGGATYQVPVEVRPERQQTLAIRWLTTYTRQRKEYGMIEKLAAELIAAANNEGATIKKKEDTYKMAEANRAFAHYKF; this comes from the coding sequence ATGTCAAGAAGAAGAGCAGCAGTAAAAAGAGATGTATTACCTGATTCAAGATATTCTGATAAAGTTGTAACTAAAGTTATCAACTCTTTCATGTTAGATGGAAAAAAGTCAATCATTGAAGGAATATTCTATTCTGCAATGGATTTAATAAAAGAAAAAACTGGTCAAGAGGGGTACGATGTATTTAAGCAAGCATTAGATAACATTAAGCCACAGATCGAAGTAAGATCAAGAAGAATCGGAGGAGCTACTTATCAAGTTCCAGTAGAAGTAAGACCTGAGAGACAACAAACTCTTGCTATTAGATGGTTAACTACTTATACAAGACAAAGAAAAGAGTATGGAATGATCGAAAAGTTAGCAGCAGAATTAATAGCAGCAGCAAACAATGAGGGAGCTACTATTAAGAAGAAAGAAGATACTTACAAAATGGCAGAAGCTAACAGAGCTTTCGCACACTACAAGTTCTAA
- the rpsL gene encoding 30S ribosomal protein S12 — protein sequence MPTLSQLVKKGRQTLEESKKSPALQGNPQRRGVCVRVYTTTPKKPNSALRKVARVKLTNGIEVTSYIPGEGHNLQEHSIVLVRGGRTKDLPGVRYKVIRGALDTAGVAKRKQSRSKYGAKKA from the coding sequence ATGCCTACTTTAAGTCAATTAGTAAAAAAAGGAAGACAAACTCTAGAAGAGAGTAAAAAATCACCAGCATTACAAGGAAACCCACAAAGAAGAGGAGTGTGTGTAAGAGTTTATACTACTACACCTAAGAAACCAAACTCAGCTTTAAGAAAGGTTGCCAGAGTAAAATTAACTAACGGAATCGAAGTAACTTCATACATCCCAGGAGAGGGACACAACTTACAGGAGCACTCAATCGTTCTAGTAAGAGGAGGAAGAACAAAAGATTTACCAGGAGTTAGATATAAAGTTATCAGAGGAGCTTTAGATACAGCTGGAGTTGCTAAGAGAAAACAATCAAGATCTAAATACGGAGCTAAGAAAGCGTAA